A region of the Parafrankia discariae genome:
CGCCGACCCGAGTGCGATCCGGCGGCTCGCCTCGGGTCGGCGGCGCTACGGCAACCTCAAGGACGAGGCCGCCGACTTCATCCGGGAGGCGATCGTCTCCCGCGCGCTACCCCCACGCAGCAAAATCGATCAGGACGAGGTCGCCGACGCGCTCGGGATCAGCCGCGCCCCGGTCCGCGAGGCCCTCATCGAACTCGCACAGAAAGGCTTCGTCGACGCCGTCCCCCGGCGCGGCGCGTTCGTCGCCGAGGTCACCGTCGAGGACATCGAGGACCACTACGAAGTTGTCGCCCTGGTCTCCGGAATGACCACCCGACGCGCCGTGCGCACCCTCACCCCGACGCAGATCGAGGAACTCGCCCGACTGCACCGCGAGATCACCACCACCGGCGAGGAGACCCGCCGCCGGAGCCTGGACCGCCGGTTCTTCCAGATCATCGCCACCGCCGGCAAATCACCACGCCTCGACGCGATCCTCGACTTCCTCGGCGGCGTCCTGCAGGGCAGCTTCTACTACGACGCCCCCGCCTGGGAGAACAACGAGACGAAATACCGCGAACGACTACTGACCGAGATCCGGGCCGGCGACGTCACGGCGGCGGCCCGCACCAGCGAGGAACACGTACGCTCCTGCGCCGCCGTCACCGTCGAACACCTACGCACCCGCGGCTACCTGCCACCGGCACCGGCGGCACCGGCGGTGTCACCCGCCGCCGGGCCCTGATCCTGTCGTAGGGCTATCGCGAACGGTGAGCGGTCGCGAAGGCGCGTAGCTCACGGGCGACGTCGGGGCCGGACGGCGTGTACATGACCTCGCGGAACCCCGCCTCGGCGAGCCGGCCGAGCTTGCGGCCGACGCCGGCGGCGTCTCCGACCAGGGTGCCGACGTAGACATCGCCGGCCATGGTGTCGACGTCGATGTGCTCCAGCAGGGGGCGGTCACGCTCGGAGAGGTGGGTGACATGGCCCTCGAAGGTGAGCAGGTGGCGCTCCTCCTCGGAAGCCAGGCCCTCGAGGGCCTGCCGCCACTGCTCGCCGCCGGGCAGCGCGTCCACCCCGGCCGCGCCGCGGACGGCGTAGGTGGTGTGCCAGCCCACGACCTGCCACGGGCCGATCGCCTCCCGGACCCGGTTCGAGTTCGGGTCCTCGCCGGGGTCCAGCACGGTTCCCGAGACCATCGTCGTGGTCGGCAGCGTCGGGTGCGGCGGCCCGATCGTGCCGTCAGCCACCTCCGGGGCACGCTTGTTGCCGCGCGGGCCGAGGACACTGAGCCACAGCGGCACCTCGACCGGCCGGGCGGCGGCCATGCCGGGCCAGTGCAGCATCCGGGCCGCCCGGCCGTCCAGCACCGTCGTCTCGCCGGCGAGCAGCCGGCGGACCGACGCGACGTAGTCGAACAGCGCGTCCAGCGGCATCGCCCGCTGCCCGATCGCCATCCGCGCCGTGTAGCCGGTACCGAAGCAGGCCCGGAAGCGACCGCCGGAGAGCCGGGCGATGGTGGCGATGCCGGACGCCATCGTCATGACGGAGCGCTGGGTCGGGATCAGGACCGCGGTGGCGAGACCGATCCGGGTCGTCCGGGTGGCGGCGAGCGCCAGGTGCGCGAACGGGTCCTCCCACAGCGGCGCCGAGTCGAAGATCCACACCCGCGCGTACCCGAGCTCCTCGGCGAGCACGGCGAGGTCGGCGAAGTCCGGACCCGGCGGGAGCCCGCACGACAACTCAAACTCGTTCGCGTCGGTCATGGGACCGTTTCTACCAGGCAATCGAGCGTGATGACATCGCAACCGACATCGCAACCGAAGACGCCCGGCGGAGGTATCAGTCTCCGCCCAAAGCATCCACCCAAATCCCTGTGTCGACTTTCCCACTGATTCATTCGAGCGTCAAGGCCGCCGACACGGACCCGCCGGCGGAACGATCAGGTGGACGCCGCCGGTCGAGATCCCCCGGTTTCCGTGGACGCACAATTCATCAGTCGACTAAGGTCCCAACAACTGCCTGGCGCCGTGGGACGGCGGATCCAGGAACCGAGTGAGGAGAAGCAGGTGCCGAAGGGATACGTGATCCTTACGGAGAACATCCACGACCCGGCGGGCATGGCGGCCTACAGCAGGGTTTCGGGGGCCACCCTCGCCGAGTACGGTGCCGCCGTGCGGGTCGTCGACGACAACGTCGAGCTCATCGAGGGCGAGTGGCCGGGCCGGCGGACGGTCGTCCTCGAGTTCGAGTCGGTCGAGCAGGCGCGCGAGTGGTACCACTCGGCCGGCTACCAGGCCGCGGTCCCGCTCCGGCGGGCGGCGGCCGACTGCAACGCGATCATCGCCTCGGGCTTCTCACTGTGACCCGCTGACCCGCGGGCCGGGTGTCCCTGGTAATTCCGGACTATGGACGCCCTCGAAATCACGCTGTTGGCCGCGGAAGCGGAAAAGAAGCGTCCCTCTCAAACGCCTAGCATTGAGGAGCCCGATGGCGACCGGACCAGGAGCAGCGAACCCGGAATCACCCGACTCGCCAGCGTCAGCGTCAGCGCCCAGGCTGCCACCGCTTCCGTTCGAGCAGTGGGACGAGGAGACCCGGTCCACCCTTCTGCGCTACCTGCGGCGACCCGAGCTCTACCTGTCGGGCGCCCCGGAGGCCCCGCCGATGCCGAAGGCACTCGGGCTGTTCGCGCACCACGTCCGGCTGAGCGAGACCTTCCTCGCGTTCACCGGTCTCTTCGCCGGCGACCACGCCACGCTCGACCCCCGCTACCGCGAGCTCCTCATCCTGCGGGTGGCCTGGCGCACCCGTTCCAGCTACGAGTGGTACCAGCACACCCGGATCGGCGTGCAGGCCGGCCTCACCACCGAGCAGCTGTACGCCGTCCCGCACGGGGCCGAGGCCGAGGTGTGGACACCGGTCGAGCGCGCCCTGCTGGCGGCGGCCGACCAGATGATCGACCAGTTCCGGGTCGGCGACGACACCTGGCGGCTCCTGGCCGCCGAGTTCGACGCGGGGCAGCTCCTGGAGCTGTCCTTCGTCATCGGCGGCTACCTCTGCCTCGCGGCGGTGCTCAACAGCGTCGGCCTGCAGCCGGACCCGCCGACCGAGCCGGTCGACGCACCCGTACTCCCCCCGGCGTGAGCCAAAACATCTAGATGCATCGCATTGGCGACCGAACGATCACACACGGCCGCCAACGCATCATCATCGCACCCCGGTAGGCTGGGCAGACCGCAAACACCCAGAGAAAGTCGATCATGGTGGCCCAGTCCAGGAAAGCACGGAGTCACGACCGGGCCACACCACGCGAAAAGCCTCAGCGCATCGCTGACGAGCTTCGGCGGCTCATCGTCGAAGGCGATCTTTCCGAGGGCGAGTCGCTCGGCCACGAGCCGGATCTGGTCGAGCGGTTCGGAGTCTCCCGGCCCTCCCTGCGCGAAGCCCTGCGCATCCTCGAGACCGAGGGCCTGATCTCGGTCCGGCGCGGTGTTCTCGGCGGAGTGGTCGTCCACCGGCCCGACCAGCGGATGACGGCCCGCACCGCGGCGCTGGTGCTTCAGGCCCGCAACGTACCGCTCGCGGATGTCCACGCCGCGCGCAGCATGCTCGAACCCGTCGCCGTGCGCTTCGTCGCCGCGTTGCCGGATCACGCCTCGGCGGCCACCGAGCTACGGCGGCTCACCGCCGAACAACTCGAGGTGATCGACGACCCGGAGGCGTTCGGAAACGCCAATTCGCGCTTTCACGCCCGGCTCGTCGAACTGGCCGGGAACCAGACACTGGGCATTGTCGCCGAAATGCTCAACGAGATCGTCGCCCGCGCCGTCGCCGCGGTCAGCCGGCCCGAGGACGGAAGGGAAACCACGGACACCCGGCTACGCGGGCTCCGCTCCCAGGCCCGACTGGCGACCCTCGTCGAGGCGGGTGACGCCACCGCCGCCGAGGAACACTGGAAAGAACACATGACGGTCTCGGGAAAGGCGCTGCTCGCCCAGGACGCCAAAACCGTCATCGATCTGATGCAGCATCAGTACTGATTTCGAGGTCAGCGGCCCTCGAAGACGGGCGGGCGGCGCTCGGCGTAGGCCGTGAACGCCTCCCGCATGTCCCTGGTGTGGACGTTCACCGTCTGGGCCAGTGCCTCGACCTCGAGGGCCTGGGCGAGTGACGACGTCCCGGCGGCGGCCAGCGCGCGTTTGGTCATCGACAGCGCCACCGGCGGCCCGGCCGCGATGGTGCCGGCGATCTCGCGGACCGCGGCGTCCAGGCCCGCCGCGGGCACGACCGCGTTCACGAAACCGATCTCGGCCGCCTGCGCCCCGCTCCCACTCCCGTTCGCGGGGCCCTCGCCGCCGGCGCCGCCGAGTTCCGCGCCGGTGCAGAAGTTCCCGCCGGCGCCGGTCAGCAGCAGCGCCCGGTCCGCCGGGTTCCGCGCGACCTCGGCCAGGATCCGGTCCAGGTCCGCCCAGTTGGCCCCGTTCAACGCGTTCTTCTTCTCCGGCCGGTTGAACGTGACCGTCACCAGGCCGTCGCCACGTTCGACAAGCGTCGGGTCCATCAGGTCGTCTCCCCGGGCAGCAGCACAGGCTTGATCACCCTCCCGGACCGCGACGCCTCCTCGGCGGCGTTGATCTCCGCGAGCGGGAAGGTCTCGACCAGCCGGTCGAACGGGAACAGGTCCTGCCGCCACAGGTCGATGAGGCGGGGAACGAGGAGGTGCGGGTCGGCGCCGCCCTCGAGGATCCCCGACACTGTCCTGCCGACCAGCGCCATCGGGCCCAGCGTCACCGGCCGGCTCTGGACGCCCACCAGCCCGCAGTGCCCGGCCATCCGCAGCACCGCGACCGCGTTCGCGATCGACTCGACGTTCGCCGTGGTGTCGAAGCTGAAGTCGGCGCCGCCGTCGGTGAGGTCCCTGATCCGCGGTACGAGGTCGGGATCGGTTCCGTCCAACGCGTGGGTGGCGCCGAGTTCGCGGGCCAGCTCCAGCCGATGCTGGTGGAGATCGACGGCGACGATCGGGGACGCGCCGACCGTCCTCGCCGCCAGGATCGCGGCCATCCCCACCGCGCCGGCGCCGAACACGACGAAGCTGGCGCCGGCGGTGACCTTCATCCCGACGAGCACCGATCCGGCGCCGGTCAGCATGCCGCAGCCGAGGGGGCCCAACTTCGCCAGCGGCAGGTCCCGGTCGACCGGGACCGCGTTGCGCTCGGTGGCCAGGCAGTGTGTCGCGAACGACGACTGCCCGAACCAGCGCGAAGAGATCGCGTTCCCCGCCGCGTCCCGCGCCCCCGTCGATCCGTCGGCACGTCGCCCGAACATGTTGCGGACCAGGAACGTGTCGCAGTAGGGCGGCAGGCCCTTCCCGCAGTTCCGGCAGTCACCGCAGAAGTCGAAGGTGAGCACGACGTGGTCGCCGACCGACACCCGTCGCACTCCCGCGCCGACGGCCTCGACCACGCCGGCGCCCTCGTGACCGGTGACGATCGGCGGCGGCGCGAACGACCTGGGCCGGCGGGGCACGAGGTCGGTCTGGCACATGCCCACGCCCACCACCCGGACCAGCAGTTCACCGGGACCAGGCGGGTCGAGCTCGATCTCCTCGAGCTCGTAGGGCCCGTCCAATCGGCGCAGCACCGCCGCGATCGCCTTCATCGAACGGCCTCCCGGCTCGGTGGTGTCCGCCGTCCGCCGTCCGACGGGCGCGGGCTTCGGGCCAGGATCGTAACCATTTGGTATAGATGTTTTCAACCGGTTACCCCGTTCGGCGGTGGCGGCAGAGACGGCGCGCACCGCGGGATGCCGTGCCGGCACCCACTCGTCGGCCCGGGCGGCGTCGTCGAGCAGACCCCGGAACGTCATGTCGTGGCCCTCTCCTGCGCGCGGACGGCGGCGGTCTTCCGGCGGTGGTGGCACCTACCGGCAATCATCTCGATTCTGAGGCTAGAAAAGTATAGATATATTACCTAGACTCCGCGATCAAGTGACCGGCGAACAGGCGGGCCCGCCGGAGGGACGGATCATGGAACAGGGCACCCGGAAGAGCGGCTTAGGTACCCGGCCGCGCGTGCGCGCACTGGTGGCGGCGGCCGTCACCGTGCTGGCGCTCGCCGGCCTTGCGGCGTGCGGCGGAGACGACGCCGACCCGGGCCGGGCGGCCGGCTGCGCGACCGACTTCATCCAGGCCGACGTGGCGATCACGGTTCTTCGGCGACGCCGGGCTGGAGCTGGACGTGGTCGCCATCCCGCCCGACCAGGCGGACATGACCCCGCAGATGATCCGGATCGCGGCCGGCGGACCGACCGAGGTGCACATCATCGGCGGTGACGCCTTCTGCATCTCGGCGTTCGAGGGGCTGCGGGCGGCGAACTTCGACGGGCCGGTCAGCGTCGTCAACCACTGAGCCGGGCGCTCGACGGCTTCACCGGGGACGTCACCCCCGCGCGGCTCATCGAGAAGATCCGCTCCGCGCCGGAGCTGCCGCTGCCTGCGGCACCCGGCCTGACCTTCCGCTGCGACGGCAAGGCCAACCCGCTCGTGCCGGCCGCCTGCACCCGGGGCGGGCTGATGACGACCCTCGACGCGAAGGGCGACCCGACCCTGCCCTACAAGCCGTTCGGCACCGAAGGCTGAGAAGCGAAGCTAATTTGCAGCAAAATAAATACATATTTTGCTATTCTGCCGGTCTGTCGCGGAAGGACTGGTCATGGATCTCGACGAAGCGGGCAGCGTCTTCACCGACCCGACGGCGTACGCGGACGAGAAACGGTGGCACACCGCCACCGCGCTGCTGCGCCGCGAGTCGCCGGTACACCGGATCGAGTCGGCCGGCTTCGCGCCGTTCTGGGCGGTCACCCGGCACGAGGACGTCCTGACGATCTCGCGGGACGCGCAGGTGTGGCACAACGCGCCGCGCACGGCCGTCAGCCAGGATCCGAGCGCGCCCGCGCCGCCGATCCGCTCCCTGGTGCAGATGGACGCGCCGGACCACCCGGTCTATCGACACATCAGCGCCGACTGGTTCAAGCCGGCCGGGGTCCGGCGGTTGTCCGACCGCATCGCCCAGCTCGCGAAACGCTTCGTCGACCACATGGCGGACCTCGGCGGCGAGTGCGACTTCGTCACGGACGTCGCCGCGCACTATCCCCTGTACGTCATCCTCTCCCTGCTCGGGCTGCCCGAGGACGACTTCCCGCGAATGCTCAGGCTCACCCAGGAACTGTTCGGTTCCGACGACGTGGACCTCGCCCGCAACTCGGGGGACACCGCCGCCCTGGAAACACTGCTGGACTTCTTCCAGTACTTCCAGGCGGTGATAGCGGACCGTCGCACCACCCCGACCGACGACCTCGGCTCGGTGATCGCCAACGCCGCGGTCGACGGCGGCCCGATCGGCGAGCTGGAGGCGGTGGGGTACTACGTCCTGATCGCCACCGCCGGGCACGACACGACGAGCGCGGCGATCTCGGGCGGCCTGCACGCGCTGCTCGAACACCCGGACCAGTGGCGCCGGCTGGCCGCCGACCCGGGCCTGGTACCCACCGCGGTCGACGAGATGATCCGCTGGGTGTCCCCGGTCAAGCACTTCATGCGGACCGCCGCCGAGGACACCACCGTGCGCGGCGTCCGGATCGCGGCCGGCGAGTCGGTGCTGCTGTCCTACCCCTCGGCCAACCGGGACGAGGACGTCTTCGCCGACCCCGGCGCGTTCGACGTCGGCCGGACCCCGAACAAGCACGTCGGCTTCGGCTTCGGCGCCCACTACTGCCTGGGCACCCATCTCGCCCGACTGGAGGGCCGCGCCCTCTACAACGAGCTGGTCCCCCGGCTGCGCGAGGTCGAGCTGGCCGGCCCGCCCGAGTACATGCGGACCCTGTTCGTCGGCGGTCCCAAGCGCCTCCCGATCCGCTACACGATCGCCTAGCCCGCCGCCGCGGACACCCACCCGAGCTGCTCCGGAGGCCGGGATGACCGAATCGGTGGGTGGACCGCGGGGCTGGATCGTCGACGATCCCGACGCGGCCACCGTGCCGTTCCTCGAGCGGTTCCAGGACCGGCTCTCCCCCCACCGACACGGACACGCTGTGCCGCACGGCCGATCACTTCGCCCGGTGGGGCCGGCGGGTCCGCACCCGCCGCACCCTCATCCACGGCGACTACCGGCTCGACAACCTCCTGTTCGGCGACGCCCACGAGGTGATGGCCGTCGGCTGGCAGTCGCTGGAGATCGGATTCCCCGGCCGCGACGTCGCCTACTTCCTGTCCACCGCGCTGCCGCCCACGCTCCGGCGCGCGCGGGAGCGGGCCCTGGTCCGCAGCTACCACGAGCGGCTCGTCCGGATGGGGGTCGAGGACTGTTTCCGGGACTACCGGCTCGGAACACCGCAGGCACCGTTACTCACCGTACTCGGCTGCGTCTACGCGACCAACGAGCCCACGGAGCACTCCGACCGGATGTTCCTGTCCATGGTCACAAATTCGTGCGCCGCCATTCGCGACCTCGGCACCCTGGATCTGCTCGACAGCCACGCCCGATGATCCGGGTGTTCCCCGGACCGGGAGAAGGCCCGACCGACGCACCGCCGGACGGCGCGGGCGAGTTCGACGAATGCGGCCGCCGACCGCGAATGCGGACCGGCCCGGGTGGCGGTGGCGACCGCGGCCGACGTTCTCCACCGTTCGGGTGCGGAACTCGGCCCACTATTGATGTGCCGCGAGCCTAAATGCGACCCGGCCGCATTCGCCGATCAGAACACGGCGGACGGACCGGTCGGTCGCGACGGCGGCGAGGGGTGGTCGGGCCAGGCCGGTGGACGGCGGAGCATGATACGCGGATGTCGCCGGCGGCACCGGCCGACCACGGCCGACTACGGCCGACCCGGGCGCCGCTCCGCCCGAGACTTCGGCGCAAACGCCGCCGGTCCCGCCGACGACTGACCGCCGACCCCTGGCGTGCCTCCACCCGCCGGCCTCCTACTACGCCAAACAGGGCGACGACTTCCGCGGCGGAGCCGCCAGCGCATCGATCATGATCTCGGCTTGGTCCCCTCGCCAGTCAAGATCACCTGAGGGCAACCTTAGACGTTGACGCTGACGTCGAAAGTTGGGAGCATGTGCTCGCTCGCCCGCCAGACAATAGCCGGCCAATCAACCATGGCCTTGTGAGAGCCGCCTGCTCCCGACACGGCTGTAATTCGTGGTTGATGGTTGTGCGATGCAGACAACTTCAAGACTCAGAGGTGGAAGGCATATGGAGAACACGGTGCCGCGTGACCGAACGAGGTGGTCGCGCCGGCGGTCAGCGAGGGCCCTCTTAGCCCTGCCCCTGGCCATGCTCCTGTTCGTCGCCGCGTGTAGCTCGGACGACGAGGACGCCTCCACCCCGACGGAGACGGCCTCGGCCACCAACGTGCTCGGCCCCGTCGACAAGGCCGCCGGCGAGCCCGTCAAAATCGGGGTCGTCTCGGACGGCCGGTCCGCCTCCATCGACAACTCCGTCCAGTTCTCCGTGGCCGAGGCCACCGCGAAATGGTGGAACGAGCACCACGGAGGCGTCGGCGGCCGGCCCATCGAGCTGGTGACGTGCGAGACGCAGGCGGACCCGGCCAGGGGTACCGACTGTGGGAACCAGATGATCGAGAAGAACGTCGTCGCGGTCGCGGTCGGCGAGTCGGCGGTGGCCGAGGGTGTGTGGCAGCCGCTGGCCGACGCGGACATCCCCGTGATGTTCTTCGGCGCCGGCAGTGAGTCGATCCTGTCCGACCCCAACAGCTTCACCGTGGGCGACCCGACGTTCGCGACCTTGCAGCAGCCGCTCATCCTCGCGAAGGACAAGGGCCTCAAGAAGGTCACCGAGGTCGTCATCGACGTGCCGGCCGCGCTGCACAACGCGCAGGACATCGCGCCGCCGCTGATGGAGAAGGCGGGTCTCGACTACCAGCTCATCCGGATCCCCCCGGGCACGGCCGACATGACACCGCAGCTGCAGAGCGTCGCGGGTGACAAGTCCAGCGTCGTGTTCATCGTGGGCAACGACTCGTTCTGCATCAGCGCGATCAACGGCCTGCGCTCGGTCGGGTTCGAGGGCACTGTCAGCGCCATCTCGCAGTGCATCACCGACGCCACCCGTAAGGCCGTGCCCGGTGACGCCCTCGAAGGGATGGTCATCGGCGCCTCCGTTCCGGTCGGCGGAAGCGACCCGTCCAGCGTCCTCTACAACACGGTGATCGAGACCTACGGGAAGGACATCGACACCGGCTCGTCCTCGGGCCGGGGCATGTTCGTCACGTTCGCCGGTCTCCTGACCTCGCTCGAGGACATCACCGGTGAGATCACCCCGAAGACCGTCACCGCCGCCATCAAGGCGATGCCCGAGAAGGAGCTTCCGGGCGCCGCCGGGCTGCACTTCCGGTGCAACGGCAAGGCCTACCCGGAGCAGCAGGCCGCCTGCGTGCGGGGTGGGTTGACGACGACCCTCGACAGCGATGGTCAGCCTACGGAGTACAAGGTTCTCGGTAGCTCGGCGATCCCGGACTGACGATCGAGATCCACACTCGTCGGGGGGTACTTCCTAGATAGCCGGTTCGGCCCCCGCTCGGACAACGTGCCGAGCGGGGGCCGAACCGGCCCGCGTTTTGCAGGACTGATCTGGACAATGCCGGGAGATCGTGATGGAACATATAGGTTCGCTGCTTCTCGGCCTGGGAAACGGCGGGGTTTTCGCGGCGCTGGGACTCGCGCTCGTGCTCACCTACCGGAGCTCGGGAGTCATTAACTTCGCGACCGGGGCGGTCGCGCTCTACGTCGCCTACTCCTACGCCTTCTTACGCGACGGCGAGTTACTCGTCCTGTTTCCCGGGCTCCCCGCGTCGGTCGACATCGGCGGAGACTGGGGACTGGCCCCCGCGGCCGCGCTCTCCCTGCTGTTCGGAGCACTGCTCGGCGCCCTTTTGTACCTGGTGGTGTTCCGGCCGCTGCGTGAGGCGCCCCAGCTGGCCCGGGCGGTGGCATCCCTAGGTGTTCTGGTGGTCATCCAGTCGGTGATGGCGATCCGGCTCGGTACGGCGCCCGTCAGCACCGAGGCGATCTTCCCGGCGGAACGGTGGGAGTTCGGCGGCGCGAAGGTGCTGTCCGACCGGCTTTATCTCGTCGTCGCCGTCGTGGTCCTGACGCTGGTACTGACCGCGGTGTACCGCTTCACCCGATTCGGACTGCTCACGAGGGCGGTCGCGGAATCCCAGACCGGCGCCTACGTCAGCGGCGTGTCCCCGGACCGAATCGCTTTGTTCAACTGGATGATCAGCGGCGTGACCGCCGGCGCCGCCGGCATTCTCATCGCGCCGTTGACCCCGCTCTCCCCGACCACCTACACGCTGTTCGTCGTGCCGGCCCTCGCCGCCGCCGTGGTCGGAGGCTTCGCCAATCTCATCCCGACCGTGGCCGCCGGCATCGCCATCGGCATGGTCCAGTCCGAAGCCCTCTCTCTCGCCTCCAACGACGCGTGGTGGCTGCCGAGAACAGGCGCGGCGGAGCTCGTCCCGCTGGTGGTGATCCTGCTGGCGCTGCTGGCCACCGGGCGCGGCCTGGTGGTCCGAGGCGGCCTGGTCCGCCAGCCGCTGGGCCGGGCACCCCGACCACGCTCGCTGACACTGCCCACGGTCTTCGGTACCGCCGTGGGCGTGCTCGCCCTGCTGGTCACCACCGGAACCTGGCGCAGCGCCGTCATCGGCACCTTCATCGCCGCGATCATCGGCCTGTCGCTCGTCGTCGTGACCGGCTACGCGGGCCAGGTCTCGCTGGCCCAGCTCGCGCTGGCCGGCAGTGCCGCGTTCACGCTGAGCGGCCTGACCCAGAGCTGGCACGTCCCGTTCCCGTTCGCGCCCCTGCTCGCCGCGCTCGTGGCCACCGTGCTGGGCGTGGTGATCGGATTACCCGCCCTGCGATTGCGGGGCCTGACTTTGGGCATCGTCACCCTCGCCCTGGCCTACGCCATCGAGGCCGTCTGGTTCCGTAACACCCAGATCGTCAGCAGCGCGGGTGCCAAGGTGACCCAGCCCAAGCTGTTCGGCCTCGACCTCAGCATCGGCACCGGCCACGCCTTCCCCCGCATTCCCTTCGGCCTGCTCTGCCTGGTGGTCCTGGTGGCCGTGGCCTGGGGTGTCGCCCGGCTGCGGACCAGCGCGCTGGGTTCGGCCATGCTCGCCGTCCGCGCCAACGAGCACTCCGCCGCCGGCATCGGGATCAACGTCGTGGCGATCAAGGTCGCCAGCTTCGCGATCGCGTCGTTCATCGCCGGCCTGGGCGGCAGCCTGCTGGCCTACCGGCGCGGTGTCGTCACCTTCGACTCGTTCACCGCGATCGGCGGACTGGCTCTGCTGTCCACCGCGTACCTGGCCGGCGTCACCTCGGTCTACGGCGGCATCCTCGCCGGCATC
Encoded here:
- a CDS encoding FadR/GntR family transcriptional regulator; the encoded protein is MVAQSRKARSHDRATPREKPQRIADELRRLIVEGDLSEGESLGHEPDLVERFGVSRPSLREALRILETEGLISVRRGVLGGVVVHRPDQRMTARTAALVLQARNVPLADVHAARSMLEPVAVRFVAALPDHASAATELRRLTAEQLEVIDDPEAFGNANSRFHARLVELAGNQTLGIVAEMLNEIVARAVAAVSRPEDGRETTDTRLRGLRSQARLATLVEAGDATAAEEHWKEHMTVSGKALLAQDAKTVIDLMQHQY
- a CDS encoding enoyl-CoA hydratase/isomerase family protein; its protein translation is MDPTLVERGDGLVTVTFNRPEKKNALNGANWADLDRILAEVARNPADRALLLTGAGGNFCTGAELGGAGGEGPANGSGSGAQAAEIGFVNAVVPAAGLDAAVREIAGTIAAGPPVALSMTKRALAAAGTSSLAQALEVEALAQTVNVHTRDMREAFTAYAERRPPVFEGR
- a CDS encoding cytochrome P450, producing the protein MDLDEAGSVFTDPTAYADEKRWHTATALLRRESPVHRIESAGFAPFWAVTRHEDVLTISRDAQVWHNAPRTAVSQDPSAPAPPIRSLVQMDAPDHPVYRHISADWFKPAGVRRLSDRIAQLAKRFVDHMADLGGECDFVTDVAAHYPLYVILSLLGLPEDDFPRMLRLTQELFGSDDVDLARNSGDTAALETLLDFFQYFQAVIADRRTTPTDDLGSVIANAAVDGGPIGELEAVGYYVLIATAGHDTTSAAISGGLHALLEHPDQWRRLAADPGLVPTAVDEMIRWVSPVKHFMRTAAEDTTVRGVRIAAGESVLLSYPSANRDEDVFADPGAFDVGRTPNKHVGFGFGAHYCLGTHLARLEGRALYNELVPRLREVELAGPPEYMRTLFVGGPKRLPIRYTIA
- a CDS encoding phosphotransferase, whose product is MDRGAGSSTIPTRPPCRSSSGSRTGSPPTDTDTLCRTADHFARWGRRVRTRRTLIHGDYRLDNLLFGDAHEVMAVGWQSLEIGFPGRDVAYFLSTALPPTLRRARERALVRSYHERLVRMGVEDCFRDYRLGTPQAPLLTVLGCVYATNEPTEHSDRMFLSMVTNSCAAIRDLGTLDLLDSHAR
- a CDS encoding LLM class flavin-dependent oxidoreductase — encoded protein: MLWAETDTSAGRLRLRCRLRCHHARLPGRNGPMTDANEFELSCGLPPGPDFADLAVLAEELGYARVWIFDSAPLWEDPFAHLALAATRTTRIGLATAVLIPTQRSVMTMASGIATIARLSGGRFRACFGTGYTARMAIGQRAMPLDALFDYVASVRRLLAGETTVLDGRAARMLHWPGMAAARPVEVPLWLSVLGPRGNKRAPEVADGTIGPPHPTLPTTTMVSGTVLDPGEDPNSNRVREAIGPWQVVGWHTTYAVRGAAGVDALPGGEQWRQALEGLASEEERHLLTFEGHVTHLSERDRPLLEHIDVDTMAGDVYVGTLVGDAAGVGRKLGRLAEAGFREVMYTPSGPDVARELRAFATAHRSR
- a CDS encoding NAD(P)-dependent alcohol dehydrogenase; the encoded protein is MKAIAAVLRRLDGPYELEEIELDPPGPGELLVRVVGVGMCQTDLVPRRPRSFAPPPIVTGHEGAGVVEAVGAGVRRVSVGDHVVLTFDFCGDCRNCGKGLPPYCDTFLVRNMFGRRADGSTGARDAAGNAISSRWFGQSSFATHCLATERNAVPVDRDLPLAKLGPLGCGMLTGAGSVLVGMKVTAGASFVVFGAGAVGMAAILAARTVGASPIVAVDLHQHRLELARELGATHALDGTDPDLVPRIRDLTDGGADFSFDTTANVESIANAVAVLRMAGHCGLVGVQSRPVTLGPMALVGRTVSGILEGGADPHLLVPRLIDLWRQDLFPFDRLVETFPLAEINAAEEASRSGRVIKPVLLPGETT
- a CDS encoding GntR family transcriptional regulator, which translates into the protein ADPSAIRRLASGRRRYGNLKDEAADFIREAIVSRALPPRSKIDQDEVADALGISRAPVREALIELAQKGFVDAVPRRGAFVAEVTVEDIEDHYEVVALVSGMTTRRAVRTLTPTQIEELARLHREITTTGEETRRRSLDRRFFQIIATAGKSPRLDAILDFLGGVLQGSFYYDAPAWENNETKYRERLLTEIRAGDVTAAARTSEEHVRSCAAVTVEHLRTRGYLPPAPAAPAVSPAAGP
- a CDS encoding ABC transporter substrate-binding protein translates to MLLFVAACSSDDEDASTPTETASATNVLGPVDKAAGEPVKIGVVSDGRSASIDNSVQFSVAEATAKWWNEHHGGVGGRPIELVTCETQADPARGTDCGNQMIEKNVVAVAVGESAVAEGVWQPLADADIPVMFFGAGSESILSDPNSFTVGDPTFATLQQPLILAKDKGLKKVTEVVIDVPAALHNAQDIAPPLMEKAGLDYQLIRIPPGTADMTPQLQSVAGDKSSVVFIVGNDSFCISAINGLRSVGFEGTVSAISQCITDATRKAVPGDALEGMVIGASVPVGGSDPSSVLYNTVIETYGKDIDTGSSSGRGMFVTFAGLLTSLEDITGEITPKTVTAAIKAMPEKELPGAAGLHFRCNGKAYPEQQAACVRGGLTTTLDSDGQPTEYKVLGSSAIPD
- a CDS encoding carboxymuconolactone decarboxylase family protein is translated as MATGPGAANPESPDSPASASAPRLPPLPFEQWDEETRSTLLRYLRRPELYLSGAPEAPPMPKALGLFAHHVRLSETFLAFTGLFAGDHATLDPRYRELLILRVAWRTRSSYEWYQHTRIGVQAGLTTEQLYAVPHGAEAEVWTPVERALLAAADQMIDQFRVGDDTWRLLAAEFDAGQLLELSFVIGGYLCLAAVLNSVGLQPDPPTEPVDAPVLPPA
- a CDS encoding DUF1330 domain-containing protein; amino-acid sequence: MPKGYVILTENIHDPAGMAAYSRVSGATLAEYGAAVRVVDDNVELIEGEWPGRRTVVLEFESVEQAREWYHSAGYQAAVPLRRAAADCNAIIASGFSL